Genomic segment of Paenibacillus sp. FSL R5-0912:
TATATTCATTTCTGCCAGCTGTCAAGAGAGGTGTGAAGAACATTGCTGTCCGTTGAGAAAACCATGCTGTTCCTGGTATCCAAGGTGGAGCAGATGGGCGCCCAGCAGTTTGTTGAGATTTACGAGCAAAGGGGATATACCTCCACCTATATCCGCAATGCCCTGTCCCGTCTGAAAAAGGAAGGCTATATCGCTTCCCCGTCACGCTCCTGGTACAACGTTACTGCCGAGGGCCTCGCTTACATTAGAGCGATTAACAGCAAGCCCGCCCGGTATCAGGAGCAGTGGGATCACACCTGGGATGTGGTCATGCTGGAGGTTCCTGAATCTGAACGCAAGAAGCGCGACCAATTCCGTACGGCGCTCGGACAGCTGGGCTATGGTCTTCTATATAACAGTGTGTACATTTCACCTTGGAACTATCGCGATGAAGTCGCAGCGTATATCCAGAAGCTGGAGCTGGAAGGTAAGGTGTCCATTCTGCAAGGCCAATTCCAGGAAGGCTCCATTACACCGCACAAAGCACAAGCGATCTGGCATCTGGACGAAATTGAAGCCATGTATCAGCTAAAATCGGTCTGGCTGCAGGAAGAATTCGTTCCATCTTTACACGAAGCTCTCCATGCGGGTCAGCCTCTGCAGCTATTCCTGCTATATTTGCAGATGGGAGAGGAGTTAAGCGGGCTGTTTATGGCCGATCCTTATCTCCCGGATGAACTGCTGCCGGACCATTGGCCGGGTAAACGGATTATTGCTGCCATGAACGAACATATGCGTAGAGCCGCACAGGCAATTCCTGCGGATTCGTTCTATGCCCCTTTCGTCCGGTAAGATATTCTTGGCAAAGCACTTAACACAAAGAGCAGCCCAAACCGCAGGCTGCTCTTTGTGTTATATACTAACCCTCGCGATTACCGGAGGCCAAAAGCTCCCGGACCGCCTCCATATTCGTAAGCGGCGCACGACAGGCAAAGTTACGGCAGACATAGGCGGTCGCATCGCCGCGAATCGCCCGTTTGTCCGCCAGATGAGGCAGTAGGCGGAGAATGCCTTCGCTATCCCCTTCCCAGTTGACGATTAACGCAGCGTCAGGCAGATAGGCCTGCTGGACCTGAGCCAGCATTCCGTGCAGAGCCGGGTCTTCTTTTTTGCCGGAAAGGACCCATTCCCTGCCGCCGGAGGCCATCGCCAGATGAGCCTGCAGATACATCGCATAACCAGGAGGATACTCTGCTGCTGCAGATGAGAGCACCGCAGCTGTACGCTCTGCAATGCCTTTCAACTCTACATCCTGGGCAATCACCGACAGCTTCCAGAGCAGCTTCGCCGCTACAGAATTCCCGGATGGAATAGCCCCGTCATACAATTCCTTCGAGCGGATAGGCAGTTCTTCCCCATCATGGCCTGTGAAGAAGAAGCCACCGCCTTCGGAATCGTGGAACAGCTCCAGCAGCCCATCCTTAAGAATCAGAGCGCGTTCCAGATAGACCGCCTGACTCGTAGCCTCATATAATTCGCTGAGTCCCCAGATCAGGAAGGCATAGTCATCCACATAAGCCGGAATCGCCGCCTCCCCGTCACGGTAACGGGCCAGCAGCCGGCCATCCTCACGCCGCAGCTTGTCCCAGATGAAATTCGCCGCCGCTTCTGCGGCCTTGGCATATTCCGGCTTTTGCAGCGCCATGGCCCCTTGGGCCAGCGCCGCGATCATCAGCCCGTTCCACGAAGTGAGCACCTTATCATCCTTGAGCGGATGAATGCGCTGCTCCCTGTACTCAAACAGCTTCCCGCGCCATTCCTCCATCCGGGTCCGCAGACCCAGCGGGTTCATGCCCATGCGCTCCGCCATTTCTTCCGGCAGCCCCTGCAGCAGATTCGGAATATTAGCTCCCTCGAAGTTGCCTTCCGGGGTAATCCCGTAGACATGACAATACGAATGCATATCTTCCAGCCCCAGAGCTTCCTCAATCTCATCACGGGAGAAGACGTAGAACTTCCCTTCCACACCTTCCGAATCCGCATCCTCCGCAGAGTAGAAAGCGCCTTCGGGAGAGGTCATATCGCGCAGGACATAGGTGAAGATCTGCTCGGCAATCTCCGCATACAGCGGTTTCCCGGTAATCTGGAAGGCTTCCAGATAGACGTTCGCAAGGAGTGCGTTATCATAGAGCATTTTCTCAAAATGCGGCACCAGCCATTCCCGGTCCGTGGAATACCGCGAGAACCCGAAGCCTACATGGTCGTACATTCCGCCCCGGTACATCGACTCCAGCGTCTTCTCCACCATGCGGAGCGCTTCCGGCTGATTGTGCATCTGGCTGTACGCCAGCAGGAAGGACAAATTATGCGGTGAAGGGAACTTCGGCGCATTGCCGAACCCGCCATATTCCTCGTCGAACTGGCGCCGGTACAGCTCATACGCCTCATGCAGCAGCTCATCGCCCGGGATACCGCCGTCCACATCAGCCGAGTTATACGCATTCTTACGGTCAAGCGTATGCAGCTCTTCAAGCAGGTCATCGCCCAGCTTATTCAGCGCCTCGCCATCCTGCTCCCACTTCGTGTGGATCTGCTCCAGCACATCCATCAATCCGATCCGCCCGAACATCTGCCGCTTCGGGAAATACGTCCCGGCATAGAACGGCTTCTTCTCCGGCGTCAGCAGCACCGTCAGCGGCCATCCCCCGCTCCCCGTCAGCGCCTGACACACCGACATATACAGCGCATCAATATCCGGCCGCTCCTCGCGGTCTACTTTGATGGCTACGTAGTGATCGTTAAGGAGCTTTGCGACTTCTGGGTCCTCGAAGGATTCGCGTTCCATTACGTGACACCAATGACAAGTTGAATAGCCGACTGAAAGGAAAATCGGCTTGTTCTCGGCCCGCGCTTTGGCAAAAGCCTCCTCTCCCCATGGGTACCAGTCCACGGGGTTGTGGGCGTGTTGTAAGAGATAGGGTGATTTTTCGTTAGCTAATCTATTAGATGATTTGTGAATTGTCACGGGGTGTCCCCTCATTTCGGATAATTTGGGTAAAGTATTGTCTAGGGATAGTTTACCCAAAATTGTGGGGGTAGGCGCAGTTAATAAAAATGTCTTTACACTAGAGTATATTATTTTCTTGTTGTTAATACCCTATTCTCATGCGAGATCATAGCGAATACCATGGTCGAACCTCTGTATTCCTCATTTATTTACTATAAAGTTTAAATAATCCGCTTCTATTTCCATATTCCCTCCCTCAACAATCACACTTTGAAAGGCAACAGCGGTTCCGAACTTTTACCTACCTCAAATCACTGACGACAAAGTGTTTGACTTCTGATTGCTCAAACTCAGCGATTATATACATAGAGACGAGGGATAGAATTCTTATTGTTCTTCGCAAAAGAATGTCTAAGTACTTACTTGTTCCTACCGAAGTTATAGTGTTATCCTGCCCTTAAGCTGAATATGCAGCCGATCTCTCGGCTGCATATTGTCATAGTATTATCGATTCCCTTTTGTTGGACTTAATCTAAACGCCAAATTGCTTTAAATGATGGTCCAAATGCTTGTAAATCCCTTTCCCCCACTCCTCGGAAGTGAGTACTCCGAAAAAAGGATGTGGACGATTGTTACAATTCTTAGGACCATCACTTTGTAATATTAGTATATTTTGTTTTAGCTTTTCTTTTTCTACTTCAAATTCTCTCTTATCCACAATCATTATGGTTTGAATAGTAGACATATTGCGAGGAAGTGGTTTGTCGTTATAAAAAATTGGTTTTGCAAATTTTCCTATCAACATTCCTAACCAACTTCTTGGGGAATGGGACTTTCCCATTGCTATATCTTGAAAAGAGGAGCAATGCGCTAGCATTTGAGCAACATCCATTCGACCCCATTGCGGTTGAGTGCTTTGCATTAATTGATCAATGCGCACTAAAATTTCTTTTGAATGTGATAGATCAAATATATTATTCACTAGGACAACGACCTCCTGGCATTTCAAAAAATATTTGATTAATTATTAATCGATTAGGCTGTTTGCCTTCCTTGCTCTCCATTTATGTAGCCTCCTTAAGCGGTTTTGATCATAGTCAGTATTACCCGTTAAAAGGAAAAAAGACACTAAGGGAAGTTAGTGTCTCATAGTTTCGCATACCTAATCCATGTCTTACTTATGGATATTATAGAAGTTCAATAACTTAGAAAAATAAGCAGACCCTATACCTTAGAAATTATTTTTTGTTTTCTTTACTTAACAGATCGGCGAGTTCTTCCGAATTATGATCCTTTAAGTCCAGCATCTTTTCACTATTACTTTGTTTAATCAAGAAACCGTTTTTGGTTTTAAAATCCATATAAAGGCTGTATTCAACAACTTTAGAATTAGCGTAAGTAACAGTCATTCGATAAGTTGGTGGACCCACATCAACAGACCCGCGTACTTTTTTAACAGTTCTTATAGCATCTTCGAAGATTTGAACGCTTTCACTGTCAGAGTAAGTGATCTCATTCGTTTCGGACACAAGATTAACACTAATGATATCTGGTTTTGGTCTGGCAAATACATAAATCAAAATGACTAAAAGTATAATTGAAATTGAAAAGATACTCATTTTTTTCATGAATTACCTCCTACTGAAGAAATCTGGAGACTGAATATTCAGCCTCCAGACAATTCTATAGCTCATTTGAGTAAGTGTTAGTAACTTCATTTAGCAAATTATCTTTGATATCATTATCTCGTGTCCCTTAAATGAGTCAAATAATACCTATAAAAGCAACATCCGCATATGTATGCCATGAACCATTCTGTTATCCACGTTAATCGCCTCTTGTCTAGAGAAGATTATCTGTAAATCGCATAACGAACCTCCCAAACGACGACATTGTGTTTTCTTATAAGGTTCACCGTAATTGCACTTGCAGACCTAATCGGTAAGCCAATCCTGTAGCAAACTCTTTTTGAGAGTTTAGCTTCAGTTCGTTAAACACTCTTGTCATGCGAGCCTGTGCTTTTTCCATGTCACCTATTGAGCAATAGAGTACCGTTAAGTAGTGGGGATTCTCGTAAATCCCATCTTTCTCTCGTAACTCCATTACTTTGATTACATCGTTAATACTTTCAAACTGCCGAAGGTGAGGGAGTATATACTCTGTAATGTCTTTCATTATCATTCGTTTAAGTTGTTCAACTTTAGTATTGATAGTCAATCTGTACCAACTATCGTTTTTCGTTAGTTCTGTGCCACGTATCCGTAAAACGGAGTTTATTTCCATTGGAAAAGATGGTTTCGGGTATAAATAAACTGTTCCGAATAATTCCTCTATATAAATGCCTGTATTGAAAAAGAACTCAACTTCATCTTGTGTATTCCACTTTGATGACTGAATGTTCACTGTCGCAGAGATGTTAGAACAAACATGGGCAAAGTTATTGCCCTGCTTCTTAAACCCCTCTACCTTAAACAAGGGAGCAATGGTTTCTTTTACAACTTCCTTCAATACATCCTGTATTGTCATGCGTATTGATCCCCTTAGCGATAAAATCCTGTCTTCATTCGTCCATGTTATCCTCGACACATTTATCAGATATAACTTCAAAGTCACCTTTGAATATCAAATGCTTAACCACTTCAGCTGTTAGGGATTGGACGACTTTTTCAATTTCAGCATCAAACTCATCTATAGGTGCTTCTGGTAATAAACCGCATGGATTCCATTCATGAATAACTTGCCGTACAATATTTCCCATATGTATCTAGTCCTTCCTCAGCTATAGTCATGTTTACACTTCCAGACCTAACCGCCAAGCCAATCCTGCTTCAAATACCCAAATTCTCATTCACATACAGCTCGCTGGGTTGAATTCG
This window contains:
- a CDS encoding DUF1569 domain-containing protein — its product is MNNIFDLSHSKEILVRIDQLMQSTQPQWGRMDVAQMLAHCSSFQDIAMGKSHSPRSWLGMLIGKFAKPIFYNDKPLPRNMSTIQTIMIVDKREFEVEKEKLKQNILILQSDGPKNCNNRPHPFFGVLTSEEWGKGIYKHLDHHLKQFGV
- a CDS encoding thioredoxin domain-containing protein, which codes for MRGHPVTIHKSSNRLANEKSPYLLQHAHNPVDWYPWGEEAFAKARAENKPIFLSVGYSTCHWCHVMERESFEDPEVAKLLNDHYVAIKVDREERPDIDALYMSVCQALTGSGGWPLTVLLTPEKKPFYAGTYFPKRQMFGRIGLMDVLEQIHTKWEQDGEALNKLGDDLLEELHTLDRKNAYNSADVDGGIPGDELLHEAYELYRRQFDEEYGGFGNAPKFPSPHNLSFLLAYSQMHNQPEALRMVEKTLESMYRGGMYDHVGFGFSRYSTDREWLVPHFEKMLYDNALLANVYLEAFQITGKPLYAEIAEQIFTYVLRDMTSPEGAFYSAEDADSEGVEGKFYVFSRDEIEEALGLEDMHSYCHVYGITPEGNFEGANIPNLLQGLPEEMAERMGMNPLGLRTRMEEWRGKLFEYREQRIHPLKDDKVLTSWNGLMIAALAQGAMALQKPEYAKAAEAAANFIWDKLRREDGRLLARYRDGEAAIPAYVDDYAFLIWGLSELYEATSQAVYLERALILKDGLLELFHDSEGGGFFFTGHDGEELPIRSKELYDGAIPSGNSVAAKLLWKLSVIAQDVELKGIAERTAAVLSSAAAEYPPGYAMYLQAHLAMASGGREWVLSGKKEDPALHGMLAQVQQAYLPDAALIVNWEGDSEGILRLLPHLADKRAIRGDATAYVCRNFACRAPLTNMEAVRELLASGNREG
- a CDS encoding DUF4304 domain-containing protein; the protein is MTIQDVLKEVVKETIAPLFKVEGFKKQGNNFAHVCSNISATVNIQSSKWNTQDEVEFFFNTGIYIEELFGTVYLYPKPSFPMEINSVLRIRGTELTKNDSWYRLTINTKVEQLKRMIMKDITEYILPHLRQFESINDVIKVMELREKDGIYENPHYLTVLYCSIGDMEKAQARMTRVFNELKLNSQKEFATGLAYRLGLQVQLR
- a CDS encoding PaaX family transcriptional regulator C-terminal domain-containing protein, whose protein sequence is MLSVEKTMLFLVSKVEQMGAQQFVEIYEQRGYTSTYIRNALSRLKKEGYIASPSRSWYNVTAEGLAYIRAINSKPARYQEQWDHTWDVVMLEVPESERKKRDQFRTALGQLGYGLLYNSVYISPWNYRDEVAAYIQKLELEGKVSILQGQFQEGSITPHKAQAIWHLDEIEAMYQLKSVWLQEEFVPSLHEALHAGQPLQLFLLYLQMGEELSGLFMADPYLPDELLPDHWPGKRIIAAMNEHMRRAAQAIPADSFYAPFVR